A single genomic interval of Mycolicibacterium sp. MU0053 harbors:
- a CDS encoding MFS transporter, producing MRRWIVWSVGLLAYIVAVLDRTTLGVSGLDAAARFNASPAILSTFVVLQIIVYAAAQVPAGLLLDRFGSRTMIVAGGLLMAGGQFTLAFSESLPTAIGARAVLGLGDAFTFISVLRLVPYWFSERQIPMVTQLTGICGQLGQVLSALPFLTLLGWAGWSTAYLSVAGIGVLSVILTILVVRDTPRGRAQVVRSADLAEVFTSLKTVWLRPGTRLGFFTHMGTQFSVTAFALMWGVPYLTEAQGLSRGTAGALLTVSVAAAIASGVLIGVVTARNPHRRSRLVLGIVASNAAIWTVVLALDDPAPLWLLVVLIVVISVGGPGSMVGFDFARTFNPSRTLGTATGIVNMGGFLASLLVIQVMGMIIDAAGGFSFDAFRYAWAVQYVVWIVAATAILITRRKARRTIGDIDESKYLLEFFDDRR from the coding sequence GTGCGGCGCTGGATCGTGTGGTCCGTGGGGCTTCTGGCCTACATCGTCGCGGTGCTCGACCGCACCACGCTGGGGGTGTCCGGACTCGACGCGGCAGCCCGGTTCAACGCCAGCCCGGCGATCCTGTCCACCTTCGTGGTGCTGCAGATCATCGTCTACGCCGCCGCGCAGGTGCCGGCCGGATTGCTGCTGGACCGCTTCGGTTCGCGGACGATGATCGTCGCCGGCGGCCTGCTGATGGCCGGCGGCCAGTTCACGCTCGCGTTCAGCGAATCGCTGCCCACCGCCATCGGCGCCCGCGCCGTCCTCGGCCTCGGTGACGCCTTCACGTTCATCTCCGTACTGCGACTGGTCCCCTACTGGTTCTCCGAACGCCAGATCCCGATGGTCACGCAACTGACCGGGATCTGCGGTCAGCTGGGTCAGGTGCTGTCCGCACTGCCCTTCCTCACGCTGCTCGGGTGGGCCGGTTGGAGCACCGCCTATCTGTCGGTGGCCGGCATCGGCGTCCTGAGTGTGATCCTGACGATCCTGGTGGTCCGTGACACCCCGCGCGGGCGCGCCCAAGTGGTGCGCTCCGCGGACCTGGCCGAAGTGTTCACGAGCCTGAAAACCGTCTGGCTGCGACCGGGCACCCGGCTGGGCTTCTTCACCCACATGGGCACGCAGTTCTCGGTCACCGCGTTCGCGCTCATGTGGGGCGTTCCGTATCTGACCGAGGCCCAGGGGCTGTCCCGCGGCACCGCCGGCGCCCTGCTCACCGTGTCGGTGGCCGCCGCCATCGCCTCGGGCGTCCTGATCGGCGTCGTCACGGCGCGCAATCCACACCGGCGCTCCCGCCTCGTGTTGGGCATCGTCGCCAGCAACGCCGCGATCTGGACGGTGGTGCTCGCCCTCGACGACCCCGCCCCGCTGTGGCTGCTGGTGGTGCTCATTGTGGTGATCTCGGTGGGCGGTCCGGGATCGATGGTCGGCTTCGACTTCGCCCGCACCTTCAATCCCAGTCGCACGCTGGGAACCGCCACCGGGATCGTCAACATGGGCGGCTTCCTCGCCTCGCTGCTCGTCATCCAGGTGATGGGCATGATCATCGACGCCGCCGGCGGCTTCTCGTTCGACGCCTTCCGCTACGCCTGGGCGGTGCAGTACGTGGTCTGGATCGTCGCGGCGACCGCCATCCTGATCACCCGCCGCAAGGCTCGCCGCACCATCGGCGACATCGACGAGAGCAAATACCTGCTGGAGTTCTTCGACGATCGCAGGTGA
- a CDS encoding polyketide synthase, whose protein sequence is MTIFEHDRVSSDQNGSPAGPAASTHALVDRLSAGEPYAVAFGGQGSAWLETLEELVSSAGIEADLATLAGEADLLLEPVARELVVVRPIGFEPLRWVRALAAEEPVPTGKQLTSAAVSVPGVLLTQIAAVRALARQGLDLGAVPPVAVAGHSQGVLAVEALKAGGTKDVHLLALAQLIGAAGTLVARRRGIMVLGDRPPMVSVTNADPERIYELLEEFSQDVRTVLPPVMSIRNGRRSVTITGTPEQLSRFELYCQQIAEKEEAERKSKVRGGAVFAPVFDPVQVEVGFHTPRLSDGVEIVGAWAEAIGIDVELAKAMTKAILIDQVDWVDEITALNDAGARWILDLGPGDILTRLTAPVIRGLGIGIVPAATRGGQRNLFTIGAVPEVAKPWSSYAPRVVQLPDGSVKLSTKFTRLTGRSPILLAGMTPTTVDAKIVAAAANAGHWAELAGGGQVTEPIFADRIEELTELLEPGRAVQFNSLFLDPYLWKLQVGGKRLVQKARQSGAPIDGLIVTAGIPELEEAVELIGELNDLGISHVAFKPGTVEQIRAVIRIAAEVPTKPVIAHVEGGRAGGHHSWEDLDDLLLATYSELRGRSNITICVGGGIGTPERAAEYLSGRWSEAYGFPLMPIDGILVGTAAMATLEATTSPQVKQMLVDTNGTEHWVGAGKAQGGMASGRSQLGADIHEIDNTASRCGRLLDEVAGDADAVAERRDEIIAAMANTAKPYFGDVAEMTYEQWLRRYVELAIGDGNSTADSRRADSPWLDITWRDRFQEMLQRAEARLNDADYGPIETLYGATEAGEALLENPEHAIAALLSTYPDAATVQLHPADVPFFVQLCKTLGKPVNFVPVIDKDVRRWWRSDSLWQAHDARYPADQVCIIPGTAAVAGITRVDEPIGELLDRFERAAVDDVLASGAEPTRVIARLADVTGLLALVLDAPDVLWAGRIATNPVHRIAPPAQWQVHEKGTATNHATGARLEVVGGETVVLSLPLSGTWIEIRFSLPATTADGGAPVVSVEDASAAMRSVLAIAAGVDSPADLPAVRVADGRATTTVTVDWDPERVADHTGVTATFGAPLAPTLTVVPDALVGRCWPAVFAAIGSALTESGFPVVEGLLSLVHLDHAAQLVRALPEDRTELTVTATAAVAYDTEVGRVVPVTVNVSDASGAVLAALEERFAIRGRTGAAELTDPVRAGGAVSANATDTPRRRRRDITITAPVDMRPFAVVSGDHNPIHTDQAAALLAGLESPIVHGMWLSAAAQHVVTATDGKPVPPAKLLGWTARFLGMVLPGDEVEFRVDRVGVDLGAEVLEISARVGSDLKMSATARLVAPKTVYAFPGQGIQSKGMGMEVRARSKAARKVWDNADKFTRETLGFSVLHVVRDNPTSLIASGVHYEHPEGVLYLTQFTQVAMATVAAAQVAEMREQGAFVEGAIACGHSVGEYTALACVSGVYPLEALLEVVFHRGSKMHDIVPRDERGRSNYRLAAIRPSQIDLDDDDVTAFVAEIAERTGEFLQIVNFNLRGAQYAIAGTVRGLEALEEEVERRREISGGKRSFILVPGIDVPFHSSVLRVGVEDFRRSLERVMPRDADPALLIGKYIPNLVPRPFTLDRDFIEEIRELVPAEPLDEVLADYDTWRNEKPMELCRKVVIELLAWQFASPVRWIETQDLLFIEEAAGGLGVERFVEIGVKNAPTVAGLATNTLKLPEYAHSTVEVLNAERDAAVLFASDEDPATDSDLDDFGDAPGAVADAPAPAAEAAPAPVAAPAAPSGGPRPDDIGFDASDATVALIALSAKMRLDQIEALDSIESITDGASSRRNQLLVDLGSELNLGAIDGAAEADLAALKGQVTKLARTYKPFGPVLSDAINDQLRTVLGPSGKRPAYIAERVSKVWELGPGWTKHATVELALGTREGSSVRGGALGGLHDGALADVGAVDKAVDAAVAAVGARKGIAVSLPSAGGAAGGVVDSAALGEFAEQVTGPDGVLASAARQVLNQLGLDSPVTAPEQATDAELIDLVSSELGSDWPRLVAPAFDGKKAVVLDDRWASAREDLVKLWLTDEGDIDADWPRLSERFEGAGHVVATQANWWQGRALAAGRNVHASLFGRIAAGAENPGRGRYSDEVAVVTGASKGSIASAVVGQLLEGGATVIATTSRLDDDRLAFYKDLYRSNARFDATLWVVPANMASYADIDALVEWVGAEQSENLGPQAIHIKDAQTPTLLFPFAAPRVGGDLSEVGSRAEMEMKVLLWAVQRLIAGLSTIGADRDIASRLHVVLPGSPNRGTFGGDGAYGEAKSALDALVNRWSAESSWSERVTLAHALIGWTKGTGLMGHNDVIVDAVEEAGVTTYTSTEMAAMLLELCTPESKVTAAAKPIQADLTGGLAEVELDMGALAAKAREEMSSGAVDPDADEDDGSISALPSPPRGYTPAPPPVWDDLDVDPADLVVIVGGAELGPYGSSRTRFEMEVDNELSAAGVLELAWTTGLVKWEDDPTPGWYDADSGDLVPEAELVERYHDAVVERCGIREFVDDGAIDPDHASPLLVSVFLDKDFSFVVSGEAEARAFVEYDPEHTVTRPVPNSSDWEVIRKAGTEIRVPRKTKLSRTVGAQIPTGWDPTVWGISQDMANSIDRVALWNIVATVDAFLSSGFTPTELMRWVHPSLVASTQGTGMGGMTSMQTMYHGNLLGRAKPNDILQEVLPNVVAAHVMQSYVGGYGAMVHPVAACATVAVSVEEGVDKIRLGKAELVVAGGFDDLTLEAIIGFGDMAATADTEAMRAKGISDSKFSRANDRRRLGFVEAQGGGTILLARGDLAVKMGLPVLGVVAYAHSFADGVHTSIPAPGLGGLGAGRGGKDSELARSLAKLGVGADDIAIVSKHDTSTLANDPNETELHERLADSMGRSPGNPLFVVSQKSLTGHSKGGAAAFQLMGLCQMLRDGVVPPNRSLDCVDDELAHAGHFVWVRDTLRLGEKFPMKAGLVTSLGFGHVSGLVALVHPEAFLATLDPAQRDDYVARAQQRVLAGQRRLASAIAGGRPMYERPADRRFSNDGPEKKQEAAMLLNAASRLGDNDVYIR, encoded by the coding sequence GTGACGATCTTCGAGCACGACAGGGTTTCCAGCGACCAGAATGGCAGCCCTGCCGGGCCGGCAGCGTCCACTCACGCCCTCGTCGACCGGCTGTCCGCCGGCGAGCCCTACGCCGTCGCGTTCGGCGGGCAGGGCAGCGCATGGCTGGAGACCCTCGAAGAGCTGGTGTCCTCGGCGGGCATCGAGGCCGACCTCGCGACGCTCGCCGGCGAGGCCGACCTGTTGCTCGAACCGGTGGCCCGCGAACTCGTCGTGGTGCGTCCCATCGGCTTCGAGCCGCTGCGTTGGGTGCGCGCGCTGGCCGCCGAAGAGCCCGTTCCGACCGGCAAGCAGCTGACGTCGGCGGCCGTCTCGGTGCCCGGCGTCCTGCTCACGCAGATCGCCGCTGTGCGCGCGCTGGCGCGCCAGGGCCTGGATCTGGGCGCCGTTCCGCCGGTGGCCGTGGCCGGGCACTCCCAGGGCGTGCTGGCCGTCGAGGCCCTCAAGGCCGGCGGCACCAAGGACGTCCACCTGCTCGCGCTGGCGCAACTGATCGGCGCGGCCGGCACGCTGGTGGCCCGCCGCCGCGGCATCATGGTGCTCGGGGACCGCCCGCCGATGGTGTCGGTGACCAATGCCGACCCCGAGCGCATCTACGAACTGCTCGAGGAATTCAGCCAGGACGTGCGCACCGTGCTGCCCCCGGTGATGTCGATCCGCAACGGCCGCCGCTCGGTGACCATCACCGGCACGCCCGAACAGCTGTCCCGCTTCGAGCTGTACTGCCAGCAGATCGCGGAGAAGGAAGAAGCCGAACGCAAGAGCAAGGTCCGCGGCGGCGCCGTGTTCGCGCCGGTGTTCGACCCGGTGCAGGTCGAGGTCGGCTTCCACACCCCGCGGCTGTCCGACGGCGTCGAGATCGTCGGGGCGTGGGCCGAGGCCATCGGCATCGATGTGGAGCTGGCCAAGGCGATGACCAAGGCCATCCTGATCGATCAGGTCGACTGGGTCGACGAGATCACCGCCCTCAACGACGCCGGCGCCCGCTGGATTCTGGATCTGGGCCCCGGAGACATCCTCACCCGCCTGACCGCGCCGGTGATCCGCGGTCTGGGCATCGGGATTGTCCCGGCGGCCACCCGCGGCGGACAACGCAACCTGTTCACCATCGGTGCGGTTCCCGAGGTGGCCAAGCCGTGGTCGAGCTATGCGCCGCGCGTGGTGCAGCTGCCCGACGGCTCGGTCAAGCTGTCCACCAAGTTCACCCGGCTCACCGGGCGCTCGCCGATCCTGCTGGCCGGGATGACCCCGACCACCGTCGACGCCAAGATCGTGGCCGCCGCGGCGAACGCCGGGCACTGGGCCGAGCTGGCCGGTGGCGGTCAGGTCACCGAGCCGATCTTCGCCGACCGCATCGAGGAGCTCACCGAGCTGCTCGAGCCGGGTCGCGCCGTCCAGTTCAACTCGTTGTTCCTCGACCCCTACCTGTGGAAGTTGCAGGTGGGCGGGAAGCGGTTGGTGCAGAAGGCGCGTCAGTCCGGAGCACCGATCGACGGGCTCATTGTCACCGCGGGCATCCCGGAACTCGAAGAAGCCGTCGAGCTGATCGGCGAACTCAACGATCTGGGCATCAGCCATGTGGCGTTTAAGCCGGGCACCGTCGAGCAGATCCGTGCGGTCATCCGGATTGCCGCCGAGGTCCCGACCAAGCCCGTCATCGCCCACGTCGAGGGCGGCCGCGCCGGTGGCCACCATTCCTGGGAGGACCTCGACGATCTGCTGCTGGCCACCTACTCGGAGCTGCGTGGCCGCTCCAACATCACCATCTGTGTCGGCGGCGGCATCGGCACCCCCGAGCGCGCGGCCGAATACCTGTCCGGCCGATGGTCGGAGGCCTATGGCTTCCCGTTGATGCCGATCGACGGCATCCTGGTCGGGACCGCGGCGATGGCCACGCTGGAGGCCACCACCAGTCCGCAGGTCAAGCAGATGCTGGTCGACACCAATGGCACCGAGCACTGGGTTGGCGCCGGAAAAGCCCAGGGCGGCATGGCATCCGGGCGCAGTCAGCTCGGCGCCGACATCCACGAGATCGACAACACCGCATCGCGCTGCGGCCGCCTGCTCGACGAGGTGGCCGGTGACGCGGATGCGGTCGCCGAGCGCCGCGACGAGATCATCGCCGCGATGGCCAACACCGCCAAGCCGTACTTCGGTGACGTGGCCGAGATGACCTACGAGCAGTGGCTGCGCCGCTACGTGGAGTTGGCCATCGGTGACGGGAACTCCACCGCCGACTCGCGACGGGCCGATTCGCCGTGGCTGGACATCACCTGGCGCGACCGCTTCCAGGAGATGCTGCAGCGCGCCGAGGCCCGTCTCAACGACGCCGATTACGGCCCCATCGAAACCCTTTACGGCGCAACCGAAGCCGGGGAGGCGCTGCTGGAGAACCCCGAGCACGCCATCGCCGCGCTGCTGAGCACCTACCCGGATGCCGCGACCGTGCAACTGCACCCGGCCGATGTGCCGTTCTTCGTACAGCTGTGCAAGACGCTGGGCAAGCCCGTCAACTTCGTTCCGGTCATCGACAAGGATGTCCGGCGTTGGTGGCGCAGTGACTCGCTGTGGCAGGCCCACGACGCGCGTTACCCGGCCGATCAGGTGTGCATCATTCCCGGCACCGCCGCGGTGGCCGGCATCACCCGCGTCGACGAGCCGATCGGCGAACTGCTGGACCGCTTCGAGCGGGCCGCCGTCGACGATGTGCTGGCCTCCGGCGCCGAGCCGACCCGAGTGATCGCACGGCTGGCCGACGTCACCGGTCTGCTGGCGCTGGTGCTCGACGCCCCGGACGTGCTGTGGGCCGGTCGCATCGCGACCAACCCGGTGCACCGGATCGCCCCGCCCGCGCAGTGGCAGGTGCACGAAAAGGGCACCGCCACCAACCATGCCACCGGGGCCCGCCTTGAAGTCGTGGGCGGCGAGACGGTGGTCCTGAGCCTGCCGCTGTCGGGCACCTGGATCGAGATCAGGTTCAGCCTGCCGGCCACCACGGCCGACGGTGGCGCGCCGGTGGTGTCGGTTGAGGACGCCTCGGCCGCAATGCGTTCCGTGCTGGCCATCGCCGCCGGCGTGGACAGCCCCGCGGACCTGCCCGCGGTTCGCGTTGCCGACGGGCGGGCGACCACGACGGTCACCGTCGACTGGGATCCCGAGCGCGTGGCCGACCACACCGGCGTCACCGCGACCTTCGGCGCGCCGCTGGCACCCACGCTCACCGTGGTGCCCGATGCCCTGGTGGGCCGCTGCTGGCCGGCGGTGTTCGCCGCGATCGGTTCGGCGCTCACCGAGTCCGGCTTCCCCGTGGTCGAAGGCCTGCTGAGCCTGGTCCACCTCGATCACGCCGCACAACTGGTGCGCGCGCTGCCGGAGGACCGCACCGAACTGACCGTGACCGCGACGGCCGCGGTCGCCTATGACACCGAGGTCGGTCGCGTCGTCCCGGTGACCGTCAACGTCTCCGACGCCTCCGGGGCGGTGCTGGCCGCGCTCGAGGAGCGCTTCGCGATCCGCGGTCGCACCGGTGCCGCCGAACTGACCGACCCGGTCCGCGCCGGGGGAGCGGTGTCGGCCAACGCCACCGACACCCCGCGCCGCCGTCGCCGCGACATCACCATCACCGCTCCGGTCGACATGCGGCCGTTCGCGGTGGTCTCCGGTGACCACAACCCGATCCACACCGATCAGGCCGCGGCGCTGCTGGCCGGCCTGGAATCGCCGATCGTGCACGGCATGTGGCTGTCGGCCGCCGCGCAGCACGTGGTCACCGCGACCGACGGCAAGCCGGTCCCGCCGGCCAAACTGCTCGGCTGGACCGCACGGTTCCTGGGCATGGTGCTGCCGGGCGACGAGGTCGAGTTCCGCGTCGATCGCGTGGGCGTCGACCTGGGCGCCGAGGTGCTGGAGATCTCCGCGCGGGTGGGTTCGGATCTCAAGATGTCGGCCACCGCGCGACTGGTCGCCCCCAAGACCGTCTACGCCTTCCCCGGCCAGGGCATCCAGTCCAAGGGCATGGGCATGGAGGTGCGCGCCCGCTCCAAGGCCGCCCGCAAGGTCTGGGACAACGCCGACAAGTTCACCCGCGAAACACTGGGCTTCTCGGTGCTGCACGTGGTGCGCGACAACCCGACCAGCCTGATCGCCTCGGGTGTGCACTATGAGCATCCCGAAGGCGTGCTCTACCTGACGCAGTTCACCCAGGTCGCGATGGCCACGGTGGCCGCGGCGCAGGTCGCCGAGATGCGCGAGCAGGGTGCGTTCGTGGAGGGTGCCATCGCCTGCGGTCACTCCGTGGGTGAATACACCGCGCTGGCTTGTGTTTCCGGCGTCTACCCGTTGGAGGCGCTGCTGGAGGTGGTGTTCCACCGCGGCAGCAAGATGCACGACATCGTGCCGCGCGACGAGCGCGGCCGGTCCAACTACCGGCTGGCCGCCATCCGGCCTTCGCAGATCGACCTCGACGACGACGACGTGACGGCGTTCGTGGCCGAAATCGCCGAGCGCACCGGCGAATTCCTGCAGATCGTGAACTTCAACCTGCGCGGCGCGCAGTACGCGATCGCGGGCACCGTCCGCGGGCTGGAGGCGCTCGAGGAAGAGGTCGAGCGGCGCCGCGAGATCAGCGGCGGCAAGCGGTCGTTCATCCTGGTGCCCGGCATCGACGTGCCGTTCCACTCGAGCGTGTTGCGGGTGGGGGTGGAGGACTTCCGGCGCAGCCTGGAGCGGGTCATGCCACGCGACGCCGATCCGGCACTGCTGATCGGCAAGTACATCCCGAACCTGGTGCCGCGACCGTTCACCCTGGATCGCGACTTCATCGAAGAGATCCGGGAGCTGGTGCCCGCCGAGCCCCTCGACGAGGTGCTCGCCGACTACGACACCTGGCGCAACGAGAAGCCGATGGAGCTGTGCCGCAAGGTCGTCATCGAGTTGCTGGCCTGGCAGTTCGCCAGCCCGGTGCGTTGGATCGAGACCCAGGACCTGCTGTTCATCGAGGAAGCCGCCGGCGGCCTCGGCGTGGAGCGCTTCGTCGAGATCGGCGTCAAGAACGCGCCGACGGTCGCGGGCCTGGCCACCAACACGCTCAAGCTGCCCGAGTACGCCCACAGCACGGTGGAGGTGCTCAACGCCGAGCGTGACGCGGCGGTGTTGTTCGCCAGCGATGAGGATCCGGCCACCGATTCTGATCTCGACGACTTCGGCGACGCGCCCGGTGCCGTCGCGGACGCCCCGGCACCCGCCGCCGAGGCGGCGCCGGCACCGGTGGCCGCCCCCGCGGCGCCGTCCGGTGGCCCGCGGCCCGACGACATCGGGTTCGACGCCTCGGACGCGACGGTGGCGCTGATCGCGCTGTCGGCCAAGATGCGGCTGGACCAGATCGAGGCCCTGGACTCCATCGAATCGATCACCGACGGTGCCTCCTCGCGGCGTAATCAGCTGCTGGTGGACCTCGGTTCCGAGCTCAACCTCGGCGCGATCGACGGTGCCGCCGAGGCCGACCTGGCTGCGCTCAAGGGCCAGGTCACCAAGTTGGCCCGGACCTACAAGCCGTTCGGTCCGGTGCTCTCCGATGCGATCAACGACCAGTTGCGCACAGTGCTGGGGCCCTCCGGCAAGCGGCCGGCCTACATCGCCGAGCGGGTCAGCAAGGTCTGGGAACTCGGACCCGGCTGGACCAAGCACGCCACGGTCGAACTCGCGCTCGGAACCCGGGAGGGCTCCAGTGTTCGCGGCGGCGCCCTCGGGGGCCTGCACGACGGCGCGCTCGCGGATGTCGGTGCGGTCGACAAGGCCGTCGATGCCGCGGTGGCAGCCGTCGGTGCCCGCAAGGGCATCGCGGTCTCGCTGCCCTCGGCCGGCGGAGCCGCCGGTGGGGTCGTCGACTCCGCGGCACTCGGTGAATTCGCCGAGCAGGTAACCGGCCCGGACGGGGTGCTGGCCAGCGCCGCCCGCCAGGTGCTCAACCAGTTGGGTCTGGACAGCCCGGTCACCGCGCCCGAGCAGGCCACCGACGCCGAGCTGATCGACCTGGTGTCCAGCGAACTCGGTTCGGACTGGCCGCGTCTGGTGGCCCCGGCGTTCGACGGCAAGAAGGCCGTCGTGCTCGACGACCGGTGGGCCAGTGCCCGGGAAGACCTGGTCAAGCTGTGGCTGACCGACGAGGGCGATATCGACGCCGACTGGCCGCGCCTGTCGGAACGCTTCGAGGGTGCGGGCCATGTCGTTGCCACCCAGGCCAATTGGTGGCAGGGCCGGGCCCTGGCTGCGGGTCGTAACGTGCATGCCTCGCTGTTCGGCCGGATCGCCGCGGGTGCGGAGAACCCGGGCCGGGGCCGCTACAGCGACGAGGTCGCCGTGGTCACCGGCGCGTCGAAGGGATCGATCGCCTCGGCGGTGGTCGGTCAGTTGCTCGAGGGCGGTGCGACGGTCATCGCCACCACGTCGCGACTCGACGACGATCGGTTGGCGTTCTACAAGGACCTCTACCGCAGCAACGCGCGGTTCGATGCGACGCTGTGGGTGGTGCCCGCGAACATGGCCTCCTACGCCGACATCGACGCCCTGGTCGAATGGGTGGGTGCCGAGCAGAGCGAAAACCTTGGGCCGCAAGCGATTCACATCAAGGACGCGCAGACTCCGACGCTGCTGTTCCCGTTCGCCGCGCCGCGCGTGGGCGGGGATCTCTCCGAGGTGGGCTCCCGCGCGGAGATGGAGATGAAGGTGCTGCTGTGGGCCGTGCAGCGGCTCATCGCGGGCCTGTCCACGATCGGCGCCGATCGCGACATCGCGTCCCGCCTGCACGTGGTGCTGCCCGGGTCGCCCAACCGCGGCACCTTCGGCGGCGACGGGGCCTACGGCGAAGCCAAGTCCGCGCTCGACGCGTTGGTCAACCGCTGGAGTGCCGAGTCGTCGTGGTCCGAGCGAGTCACGTTGGCGCATGCGCTGATCGGCTGGACCAAGGGCACCGGCCTGATGGGGCACAACGACGTGATCGTCGACGCGGTCGAAGAGGCCGGCGTGACCACCTACACCAGCACCGAGATGGCAGCGATGCTGCTCGAACTGTGCACCCCGGAGTCCAAGGTGACCGCGGCCGCCAAGCCGATCCAGGCCGACCTGACCGGCGGTCTCGCCGAGGTCGAACTCGACATGGGTGCGCTGGCCGCCAAGGCCCGTGAGGAAATGTCCAGTGGTGCGGTCGATCCCGACGCCGACGAGGACGACGGCAGCATTTCCGCGCTGCCGTCACCACCGCGCGGCTACACCCCGGCACCCCCGCCGGTGTGGGACGACCTCGATGTCGACCCGGCCGATCTGGTGGTCATCGTCGGCGGCGCGGAACTCGGGCCGTACGGCTCGTCGCGCACGCGCTTCGAGATGGAGGTCGACAACGAACTGTCGGCCGCCGGCGTGCTCGAGTTGGCCTGGACCACCGGGCTGGTCAAGTGGGAGGACGATCCGACGCCGGGTTGGTACGACGCCGACTCCGGTGACCTGGTGCCCGAGGCCGAGTTGGTCGAGCGCTACCACGACGCGGTGGTCGAACGGTGCGGCATCCGCGAATTCGTCGACGACGGCGCGATCGATCCGGATCACGCCTCCCCGTTGTTGGTCAGCGTCTTCCTGGACAAGGACTTCTCGTTCGTGGTGTCCGGGGAGGCCGAGGCCCGGGCGTTCGTCGAGTACGACCCCGAGCACACGGTGACCCGCCCGGTGCCGAACTCCTCGGACTGGGAAGTGATCCGCAAGGCCGGCACCGAGATTCGGGTGCCGCGCAAGACCAAGCTGTCGCGCACGGTCGGCGCCCAGATCCCGACGGGTTGGGATCCGACGGTGTGGGGCATCAGCCAGGACATGGCCAACTCGATCGACCGGGTGGCGCTGTGGAACATCGTCGCCACCGTCGACGCGTTCCTGTCCTCGGGCTTCACCCCGACCGAGCTGATGCGCTGGGTGCACCCGAGCCTGGTGGCCTCCACCCAGGGCACCGGCATGGGCGGCATGACCTCGATGCAGACCATGTACCACGGCAACCTGCTGGGCCGGGCCAAGCCGAACGACATCCTGCAGGAGGTGCTGCCGAATGTTGTTGCGGCCCACGTCATGCAGTCCTACGTCGGCGGTTACGGCGCGATGGTGCACCCGGTCGCGGCGTGCGCGACGGTGGCGGTGTCGGTCGAGGAGGGTGTCGACAAGATCCGGCTCGGCAAGGCCGAACTCGTGGTGGCCGGCGGCTTCGACGATCTGACGCTGGAGGCGATCATCGGCTTCGGTGACATGGCGGCCACCGCCGACACCGAGGCGATGCGCGCCAAGGGCATCAGCGATTCCAAGTTCTCCCGCGCCAACGACCGGCGCCGGCTCGGCTTCGTCGAAGCCCAGGGCGGCGGCACGATCCTGCTGGCCCGGGGCGACCTGGCGGTCAAGATGGGTCTGCCGGTGCTCGGCGTGGTGGCCTACGCGCACAGCTTCGCCGACGGTGTGCACACCTCGATCCCGGCTCCCGGGCTCGGTGGCCTCGGTGCCGGTCGCGGCGGCAAGGATTCGGAACTGGCGCGCTCGCTGGCCAAGCTGGGGGTCGGCGCCGACGACATCGCGATCGTGTCCAAGCACGACACGTCGACGTTGGCCAACGACCCCAACGAGACCGAACTGCACGAGCGGCTGGCCGATTCGATGGGCCGGTCACCGGGCAACCCGCTGTTCGTGGTGAGCCAGAAGTCCCTCACCGGGCACAGCAAGGGCGGTGCGGCGGCGTTCCAGCTGATGGGGCTGTGCCAGATGTTGCGGGACGGCGTCGTTCCGCCCAACCGCAGCCTGGACTGCGTCGACGACGAGTTGGCTCATGCGGGTCACTTCGTGTGGGTGCGCGACACGCTGCGGCTGGGCGAGAAGTTCCCGATGAAGGCCGGTCTGGTGACCAGCCTGGGCTTCGGGCACGTCTCGGGCCTGGTGGCGCTGGTGCATCCGGAGGCCTTCCTGGCCACGCTGGACCCGGCGCAACGGGACGATTACGTCGCTCGCGCCCAGCAGCGGGTGCTGGCCGGGCAGCGGCGGCTGGCTTCGGCGATCGCCGGCGGCCGGCCGATGTACGAGCGGCCCGCCGACCGTCGCTTCAGCAACGACGGTCCGGAGAAGAAGCAGGAAGCGGCCATGCTGCTGAATGCGGCGTCGCGCCTTGGCGACAACGACGTCTACATCCGGTGA